The genomic DNA GTCCGGCTCTGGCTGGTCGACCTCGCCACTTTCCTGTTTTGCGCCTTCTTCACCTGGAAGTCCTGGACACTGGCCCATGAAGCCTATGTCGACGGTCAGGTCTCGAACTCGATGTGGTCGCCGCCGCTCGCCATCCCCTATTCGCTGATGGCGTTCGGCATGAGCCTGCTCTGCATCCAGATCCTCGTGCAGCTTGCGCTGCCCTTCACCGGAGCCAGGCGTTCATGAGCGTGTTCGGTATCGGCGTTGCCTACGGCGTTGCGACGCTGCTGGTGATGTTCTCAGGGATGCCGATCGCGTTCGCGCTCGGCGCCGTCGCGGTCGTGTTCATGGGCATCTACATGCCCTCGGCCTCCCTCGATACGGTGACGCAGAACGTCTACGAGGAAATGGCTTCGATCACGCTGTTGTCGATCCCGCTCTTCATCCTGAAGGGCGCCGCGATCGGCAAGTCGCGTGCCGGCCAGGATCTCTATTCGGCACTGCATGCCTGGCTGCACCGTGTGCCCGGCGGTCTCGGCGTTGCCAACGTGTTCGCCTGCGCGCTGTTCGCGGCGATGGCAGGCTCCTCGCCCGCCACCTGTTCGGCGATCGGCTCGGCCGGCATCCCCGAGATGCGCAAGCGCGGCTATTCCGGCGGCTTTGCGGCCGGCATCATCGCCGCCGGCGGTACGCTCGGCATCCTGCTGCCGCCCTCGATCACCATGATCCTGTTCGCGGTCGCCGCCGAAAAGTCGCTCGGGCGGCTGTTCCTCGCCGGCATCGGCCCCGGTCTGCTGCTGGTCTCGCTGTTCGGCTTCTATGCGGTGTACCGCTTCCGCCGCGAATATGCGGCGGCCGAAGCGATCTACAAGAACGGCGGCCCGGAGGCTCCGATCCTCGCCCGCGACGAATACACGCTGGCCGAACGTTTCAGCGTGCTGCCGCGCGTGATCCCCTTCGTGCTGCTGCTCACCGGCGTCATGATCGCGCTCTATGGCGGCTACGCCACGCCGTCGGAAACCGCCGGCCTCGGCGGCCTCCTCGCACTGGCGCTGATCGCGGCGATCTACAGCGTGTGGCGGCCGAGCGACCTTGCGCCCATCATGAAATCGACGATCCGGGAATCAACCATGCTGATGATGATCATCGGCATGTCGCTGCTCTATTCCTACGTGATGAGCTATCTGCACATCTCGCAATCGGTCGCCGAATCCATCGTCGCGATGCACCTGCCGCGCTGGGAGCTGCTGTTCGCGATCCTGGTCATGGTGGTCGTACTCGGCTTCTTCCTGCCGCCGGTCTCGATCATCCTGATGACCGCGCCGATCATCCTGCCCCCCTTACGCGCCGCCAATTTCGACATCATCTGGTTCGGCGTGGTCATGACCATCGTAATGGAGATGGGCCTGATCCATCCCCCCGTCGGGCTCAACATCTTCGTCATCCGCAACGTCGCGCCGGAC from Bradyrhizobium sp. CCBAU 53351 includes the following:
- a CDS encoding TRAP transporter large permease, with amino-acid sequence MSVFGIGVAYGVATLLVMFSGMPIAFALGAVAVVFMGIYMPSASLDTVTQNVYEEMASITLLSIPLFILKGAAIGKSRAGQDLYSALHAWLHRVPGGLGVANVFACALFAAMAGSSPATCSAIGSAGIPEMRKRGYSGGFAAGIIAAGGTLGILLPPSITMILFAVAAEKSLGRLFLAGIGPGLLLVSLFGFYAVYRFRREYAAAEAIYKNGGPEAPILARDEYTLAERFSVLPRVIPFVLLLTGVMIALYGGYATPSETAGLGGLLALALIAAIYSVWRPSDLAPIMKSTIRESTMLMMIIGMSLLYSYVMSYLHISQSVAESIVAMHLPRWELLFAILVMVVVLGFFLPPVSIILMTAPIILPPLRAANFDIIWFGVVMTIVMEMGLIHPPVGLNIFVIRNVAPDIPLREVIWGTLPFVLLMMLAVLLLCIFPGISTGLPDLVMGPDGSR